In Paenibacillus ihbetae, the following are encoded in one genomic region:
- a CDS encoding DHA2 family efflux MFS transporter permease subunit produces the protein MAQQRRFIILMSIALGLVLTALDHTIVSASVNKIIDDIGGLDRVTWIYTTYALAGTSTMLIFGKLSDLFGRKTLYLVSIGIFLLGSALCGTAQTMEQLSIYRVIQGIGSGGIFPISFSLIYTLYTDPKESGKLSGIFGAVFGLSSIAGPQIGMWISETLSWRWCFYINLPIGILSFAALLLTLRESRAETKPKIDVLGAILIVIATVCSMIALELGGNNVSWTSWKIIALFGISVLAVISFFMVERRAMEPILPLKLFKNRMVTGTSIVVFCQGAMMFAAMTYLPLYTNYVLGESRLNLLLTPLMLSMIIGSVLMGLILTRFQIRTVMVVNMVVGIVVSSLFMSLSPAVPFWQFIGMVVLLGLGVLGPLNSLSQNAVAYSVEERFIGISSSLVGFCRSMGGVMGASIMAVIVNSQITASVETAITRFNLNSSSNPSYHPPDAETVLRYKDRFEPELVSYFTHAMDHAITQGFVLLLGFSVLGAIAALTVGSMKIKKRSEEASRAKTSSRLEI, from the coding sequence TATACCACCTACGCACTGGCCGGAACGAGCACGATGTTAATATTCGGCAAGCTCTCCGATCTTTTCGGGAGGAAGACCTTGTATTTGGTTTCCATCGGCATCTTCCTTCTGGGCTCCGCACTCTGCGGAACGGCCCAGACGATGGAGCAGCTAAGCATTTACCGGGTCATACAAGGAATCGGATCCGGCGGTATTTTTCCGATATCCTTCTCCTTGATATATACCTTGTATACCGATCCCAAAGAATCGGGGAAGCTGTCAGGAATATTTGGTGCCGTATTCGGACTCTCTTCGATTGCGGGGCCGCAGATCGGCATGTGGATTTCCGAAACGCTATCCTGGCGTTGGTGCTTCTATATCAACCTGCCGATCGGGATCCTCTCGTTCGCGGCACTGCTCCTGACGCTCCGGGAATCCCGAGCGGAGACAAAGCCGAAAATCGACGTGCTTGGTGCCATACTGATAGTCATTGCTACGGTCTGTTCCATGATTGCGCTCGAGCTTGGCGGTAATAACGTATCATGGACCTCCTGGAAGATCATTGCCCTGTTCGGGATCTCGGTTTTGGCGGTCATAAGCTTTTTCATGGTGGAACGGCGGGCCATGGAGCCCATCTTGCCGCTCAAGCTATTCAAAAACCGTATGGTGACAGGAACAAGCATCGTCGTCTTCTGTCAAGGCGCCATGATGTTCGCCGCGATGACCTACCTGCCGCTCTATACCAACTATGTACTGGGAGAAAGCCGATTAAATTTATTGCTGACTCCGTTGATGTTGTCCATGATCATCGGCTCCGTTCTGATGGGTTTAATTCTCACCCGTTTCCAAATCCGGACCGTCATGGTGGTCAATATGGTGGTCGGAATCGTTGTTTCTAGCTTGTTCATGAGTCTTTCGCCGGCTGTTCCTTTTTGGCAATTCATTGGAATGGTTGTCCTGCTCGGGCTGGGCGTTCTCGGCCCCTTGAACAGTCTCAGTCAGAACGCTGTCGCTTACAGCGTTGAAGAGCGATTCATCGGTATTTCTTCATCGCTTGTCGGCTTCTGCCGCAGCATGGGCGGCGTAATGGGTGCTTCGATCATGGCCGTCATCGTCAATTCCCAAATAACCGCGTCGGTCGAGACGGCAATTACACGATTCAACCTGAATTCGAGCTCCAACCCGTCCTATCATCCGCCGGATGCTGAAACCGTGCTGCGATATAAAGATCGTTTTGAACCGGAGTTGGTGTCCTACTTTACACACGCGATGGATCATGCTATTACACAAGGATTTGTTCTGCTTCTTGGCTTCTCTGTCCTCGGTGCCATCGCGGCTCTGACGGTCGGATCGATGAAAATTAAAAAACGTTCCGAAGAGGCGTCCCGGGCTAAAACAAGTTCACGGCTTGAAATTTAA